A DNA window from Engystomops pustulosus chromosome 10, aEngPut4.maternal, whole genome shotgun sequence contains the following coding sequences:
- the LOC140105229 gene encoding ranaspumin-like has product MLTAWESSIDIAVIHAPAFTVNLAIFVCSYKGKITRNEEKFRAATKELILILKCAGCALDVILNIHEDQTLEEALAAAGKTLEDVARELFELLDTLKLSEGATQILCALADDALLSTCLAKALTNNVSPLPDNLKAFICKGDRNAVTAKDVVQLLKNAACFGDDALGTGDTVEELVTKLGESVEGLLQKVLDLLQALIGPSGVLYDLACKLIKLPDGGLGGMIG; this is encoded by the exons ATGTTAACT gcctgggagtcCAGCATAGACATAGCTGTCATA CATGCTCCAGCTTTCACTGTAAATCTTGCAATTTTTGTGTGTAGCTACAAAGGAAAG ATCACACGAAATGAAGAGAAATTTAGGGCAGCTACGAAAGAACTTATACTCATACTG AAATGTGCCGGTTGTGCTTTGGATGTAATTCTTAATATTCATGAAGATCAGACATTA GAGGAAGCGTTAGCAGCAGCTGGAAAGACTCTGGAGGATGTGGCTCGTGAGTTGTTCGAATTGCTT GACACACTAAAACTGAGTGAAGGTGCAACACAAATACTATGTGCGCTG GCAGATGATGCTTTGCTATCAACCTGTTTGGCAAAGGCCCTGACG AATAATGTGTCTCCATTGCCCGACAACCTAAAGGCCTTCATTTgtaag GGAGATCGAAATGCAGTAACTGCAAAAGATGTTGTGCAGCTCTTG AAAAACGCTGCTTGCTTTGGGGACGATGCACTTGGCACTGGTGATACAGTG GAAGAATTAGTCACAAAGCTTGGAGAAAGTGTAGAAGGTTTATTGCAGAAGGTCCTTGATTTACTTCAG GCACTTATCGGACCATCTGGGGTTTTGTATGATTTGGCATGTAAATTG ATAAAGCTTCCAGATGGCGGTCTTGGTGGTATGATTGGCTGA